One genomic segment of Vibrio penaeicida includes these proteins:
- a CDS encoding RHS repeat-associated core domain-containing protein encodes MARKPRSAPIVKKIKEVVDLVKVDAKDNAENLRKVTQHGNSKFNGQAKVNQTVDGKTVQNATSEKRQAKQSTHLATNEKRMVENNASKNGNGDATQSNQKTDTEGCPVSMVTGEELLELQDVTLPGALPFTFTRTYKTSSCDINTGLGFGWSHPLSQSLAFEGGKLFWLDAENKRTELPEPTKKLPEIYNDLAGAAVFLGQEDGEYILAQAGSPFYHFERRGNSARLSKLSDQYGNRLTIRYDGHQRPEAVVNEHGIALWFVYQNDLITQIDFRTLTKGSTTGEWITERTCATYQYNAHDQLIAQRNTGNEGEDYAYDAQHVITLRKMAGGVEFGWEWDGTGKSVRCLRHWSNTGYNTEFDWDDDANAVVVTYSDGSTAAYQHDENAQLVQTTDPDGAVTQNQYSDNGDLVLTVDPMGNETQHVYNEQNQKVLTIAPDGTTTEFQYWRGNLRKVIQSDRSWRYKYNEFGDITEKRDPLGQDTFYRYNQYGQLDQIRYPDGSQHKLAWNRLGMLIGETYPDGSEATYRYDIFGRIVLEKSVTGAMTRYEWDSADRLARIVLPGGKSKSFEYNGYGKPTKVVDENGQVTRFDYHQHTDLVSRVTQPDGSSLQYDYNNAKNFVSTITNERGESYFIDYYPNGLVQRETTFDGRFFEYEYDLNGKLLKKTETGTQGTQLDTLFERDVMGRLTKKVLPDGNEVTYDYDEYGQLTQVEDGDTPLAWQYDALGRLTQEHQGWASHYYQYDELGNLTHCQLPDANTLRYERSAGGVLSRIMLNDEQLTRHHFDNGLETSRQQGSLTSRFQHDEEGRLIAHTHHQRGQLTQSKQYQYSAEGNLAEMADSRYGKVHYDYDPLSRLSATKGVVEETFAHDPAGNLLQQTLGGRFEEVESGVQGNQLQFHGDSHYEYDEFGRLIAEKRGKGQTLVTTYEYDCQHRLTKSTLPDGTIANYQYDAFGRRIEKTVTDKLGKQTNTEFVWQGDNLIAETSDSHYQTYVYEPGSFKPLALISGEGEHTEVYHYQLDQIGTPTDLTDSSGKSVWSVQYRAYGNVLYQHVEEIANPLRFQGQYYDGETGLHYNRHRYYSPSTGRFTTADPIGLAGGLNNYQYVPNPTGWVDPLGLAVEKAVGACCGATQKPDFYVGPDGPSSTLPSTAYRYDRYLNDNGTPNKWGQSMLSTNKGQVTYFGFEKFDNGTQAADAFQIKTLKHVNPEDPLDRSWSDARLRGEFDTLQLYDNTGTPKARVPRMFGDTEGKPLEPITEAYPEFGLGGAVQLHADRKIIRFNKVDILPEE; translated from the coding sequence ATGGCTAGAAAACCTCGCTCTGCACCCATAGTAAAAAAGATCAAAGAGGTCGTAGATTTAGTCAAGGTCGACGCAAAGGATAATGCCGAAAACCTACGGAAAGTGACTCAACACGGAAACAGCAAATTTAATGGTCAAGCCAAGGTTAATCAAACTGTCGACGGTAAAACGGTTCAAAACGCGACATCTGAAAAACGCCAAGCCAAACAATCGACACACCTAGCGACCAACGAAAAACGAATGGTAGAAAACAACGCCAGTAAGAATGGCAACGGTGACGCTACCCAATCGAACCAGAAGACCGATACCGAAGGTTGCCCTGTTTCAATGGTCACAGGCGAAGAGCTTCTCGAACTACAAGATGTCACATTACCTGGGGCACTGCCGTTTACCTTCACCCGAACCTACAAAACCAGTAGCTGCGATATCAACACAGGGTTAGGGTTTGGCTGGAGCCACCCACTCAGCCAGTCTTTGGCCTTCGAAGGTGGAAAGCTCTTTTGGTTAGATGCGGAAAACAAACGTACGGAATTGCCCGAGCCCACAAAAAAACTGCCTGAGATATACAACGATCTTGCTGGTGCGGCGGTATTCTTAGGACAAGAAGACGGCGAATACATCCTCGCACAAGCGGGTTCACCTTTTTACCACTTTGAACGACGGGGTAACTCGGCTCGCCTAAGTAAGCTGTCCGACCAATATGGTAACCGACTGACCATTCGCTACGACGGGCATCAGCGCCCTGAAGCCGTCGTGAATGAGCACGGTATCGCCCTATGGTTTGTATACCAAAACGACCTCATTACCCAAATAGATTTTCGCACTCTCACTAAAGGCAGTACGACGGGTGAGTGGATAACGGAAAGAACCTGTGCCACCTATCAATACAACGCACATGATCAGCTCATCGCACAGAGAAATACGGGCAATGAGGGTGAAGATTACGCCTACGATGCTCAGCACGTTATTACGCTTCGGAAAATGGCGGGCGGTGTGGAATTTGGCTGGGAATGGGATGGTACTGGTAAATCGGTTCGATGCTTACGCCACTGGAGCAACACAGGCTACAACACCGAATTCGATTGGGATGACGACGCCAATGCTGTGGTGGTTACCTATTCTGATGGCAGCACTGCCGCTTATCAACACGATGAGAACGCCCAGTTAGTGCAAACCACCGACCCTGATGGTGCGGTGACACAAAACCAATACAGCGACAATGGCGATTTGGTGCTCACCGTTGACCCTATGGGCAATGAAACCCAACATGTCTACAACGAACAAAACCAAAAAGTCCTCACCATCGCCCCTGATGGTACAACAACAGAGTTTCAGTACTGGCGTGGTAATCTGCGCAAAGTCATTCAATCCGACCGAAGTTGGCGCTACAAATACAACGAATTTGGCGACATTACCGAAAAACGTGACCCGCTTGGCCAAGACACGTTTTATCGCTACAACCAATACGGTCAGCTAGACCAAATTCGCTACCCCGATGGCAGCCAACATAAACTGGCGTGGAACCGATTGGGCATGCTCATTGGGGAAACCTACCCAGACGGCTCGGAAGCGACTTATCGCTACGATATCTTTGGGCGGATTGTGCTGGAAAAATCCGTAACAGGTGCGATGACGCGCTATGAATGGGATTCGGCAGACAGGCTCGCTCGTATTGTGTTACCTGGTGGTAAATCCAAATCTTTCGAATACAACGGCTATGGTAAACCCACCAAAGTGGTGGACGAAAACGGGCAAGTCACCCGATTCGATTATCATCAGCACACGGATTTGGTTAGCCGCGTGACTCAACCCGATGGGTCTTCACTTCAATACGACTACAACAACGCCAAAAACTTCGTCAGTACCATTACCAACGAAAGGGGCGAATCGTACTTTATCGATTATTACCCTAACGGGCTAGTGCAAAGAGAAACCACCTTCGATGGTCGGTTCTTTGAGTACGAATACGATCTCAATGGCAAGTTGCTTAAAAAAACGGAAACGGGCACACAAGGCACCCAACTAGACACGCTATTTGAACGCGATGTAATGGGTAGGCTGACCAAAAAAGTCCTCCCCGATGGCAACGAAGTTACCTACGATTACGACGAATATGGGCAGCTGACGCAAGTTGAGGATGGCGACACCCCATTAGCCTGGCAATATGATGCGCTAGGCAGGCTTACCCAAGAGCACCAAGGTTGGGCCTCTCACTATTATCAATACGATGAGCTGGGTAACCTTACTCATTGTCAACTGCCCGACGCCAATACCCTGAGGTATGAGCGCAGTGCTGGTGGCGTGCTCTCGCGCATTATGCTGAATGATGAGCAGCTTACACGGCACCACTTCGATAATGGATTGGAGACGTCTCGCCAGCAAGGGAGCCTCACTAGCCGTTTCCAGCACGATGAAGAAGGCAGATTGATCGCTCACACGCATCATCAACGCGGTCAGCTCACTCAGTCCAAACAATACCAATACAGTGCCGAGGGCAATCTGGCGGAAATGGCGGACAGCCGATATGGCAAAGTCCACTACGATTACGACCCACTTTCACGCTTAAGTGCCACGAAAGGCGTAGTCGAAGAGACCTTCGCCCACGACCCTGCGGGTAACTTGCTGCAACAAACATTAGGTGGGCGTTTTGAAGAGGTAGAATCTGGCGTACAAGGTAACCAACTGCAATTTCATGGCGATTCACATTATGAGTACGATGAATTTGGGCGTTTAATTGCAGAAAAGCGGGGGAAAGGGCAAACGCTCGTCACCACTTACGAATACGACTGCCAGCACCGCCTAACCAAATCTACCCTGCCCGATGGCACCATCGCAAACTATCAGTACGACGCCTTTGGGCGACGCATTGAAAAAACCGTGACCGACAAACTGGGTAAGCAAACCAACACCGAATTTGTGTGGCAAGGCGATAACCTGATTGCGGAAACCAGCGATTCTCACTACCAAACCTATGTGTACGAGCCGGGCAGCTTTAAGCCGTTGGCGCTCATTAGTGGCGAGGGTGAACACACCGAGGTTTACCATTATCAGCTCGACCAAATCGGCACCCCGACAGACCTCACCGACAGCAGCGGCAAAAGTGTGTGGTCGGTTCAATATCGCGCCTACGGTAATGTGCTTTACCAACATGTTGAAGAGATTGCCAACCCATTGCGCTTCCAAGGTCAGTATTATGATGGCGAAACAGGGCTACACTACAACCGCCACCGTTACTACAGCCCAAGCACAGGTAGGTTCACCACCGCCGACCCAATCGGGCTTGCAGGCGGGTTAAATAACTATCAGTATGTTCCTAACCCGACGGGATGGGTGGATCCACTGGGGTTGGCGGTTGAGAAGGCTGTAGGGGCTTGTTGTGGTGCAACCCAAAAACCAGATTTTTATGTCGGTCCAGATGGTCCTTCATCCACATTGCCATCTACCGCATACAGATATGATCGATATCTAAATGATAATGGAACCCCAAATAAATGGGGACAAAGCATGCTATCGACAAATAAAGGTCAAGTTACATACTTCGGATTCGAAAAGTTTGACAATGGAACTCAAGCTGCGGACGCTTTCCAGATAAAAACATTAAAACATGTTAATCCTGAAGACCCTTTAGACAGATCTTGGAGCGATGCTAGGTTACGAGGGGAATTTGATACTCTTCAACTATATGATAATACGGGAACCCCAAAAGCTAGAGTCCCAAGAATGTTCGGAGATACGGAGGGTAAACCATTGGAACCCATTACTGAAGCATACCCTGAATTCGGTCTAGGGGGAGCGGTTCAACTACATGCTGATAGAAAAATAATACGGTTTAATAAAGTGGATATTCTGCCGGAGGAATGA